GAAATTTTTCAGTTATCTTATAAATAAAAGTTACAAATTTGATTCCTTCTTTCCACGTATCAAGCTTTTTATGATTTAAGTTAAGCATTAAAAAAAGTTTTTGCCGTCTCACGTCTTCCGTTTCACGTTTCACATCTCACATCTTCCGATCCACTAAATTATAAACCGTTGGGATAATAACCAAAGTCAAAACGGTTGACGTAATCAGACCGACAATTACGGTGATCGCCATTGGTGTTCTAATTTCAGCGCCATCGCCAAGGCCAAGCGCCATCGGCAGCAGAC
This candidate division KSB1 bacterium DNA region includes the following protein-coding sequences:
- a CDS encoding efflux RND transporter permease subunit; the protein is LLPMALGLGDGAEIRTPMAITVIVGLITSTVLTLVIIPTVYNLVDRKM